The Myxocyprinus asiaticus isolate MX2 ecotype Aquarium Trade chromosome 26, UBuf_Myxa_2, whole genome shotgun sequence genome has a window encoding:
- the LOC127417176 gene encoding lysyl oxidase homolog 1-like, with translation MLPDVFMTWWVGVFLGIVGGQSQSQQQTQTEDSNPWRQMIQWENNGRVYSLLNSGTEYVPARAQERDRNHRVFLADAPNRRSQGGNVRRQAPSRGSSETVRGQARHPFGFGQVPDNWRQGTAGTGETSRFQSFPSSRFRPSSGSSSSSSSSSSSFNIQSYPQYPLPQQPSYGSPHDSGLDRSYEPPFRGTGYSTGTGGGFTGGGYGGGGYSTGSIGGGSYNGGGPAPDERYRYYPPYAQPYPASPAQPAQPPFADGLDHRYTHNLYNEDTRDAGDAAVPVSNGASTSLGSAAYQPAVQSPQYEQFPPFGRPQPQPPFMQPPPRNPLVSNNAESPSINVGSVYRPQQRGLPDLVPDPNYVQASTYIQRAHMYSLRCAAEEKCLASSAYSDDTTDYNVRVLLRFPQRVKNQGMADFMPNRPRHTWEWHSCHQHYHSMDEFSHYDLLEVSTGRKVAEGHKASFCLEDTTCDFGHLKRYACTSHTQGLSPGCYDTYNADIDCQWIDITDVQPGNYILKLQVNPKYLVLESDFTNNVVRCNIHYTGRFVKTTNCKISQS, from the exons ATGTTGCCAGATGTTTTCATGACATGGTGGGTTGGGGTCTTTCTTGGAATTGTAGGCGGTCAGTCCCAGTCTCAGCAACAAACCCAGACTGAGGACTCAAACCCCTGGAGACAGATGATCCAATGGGAGAATAATGGCCGTGTATACAGTCTTCTCAACAGTGGGACTGAATACGTCCCTGCTCGGGCTCAGGAACGAGATAGGAACCACAGAGTGTTTCTAGCTGATGCTCCCAACCGTAGATCACAGGGCGGGAATGTACGCAGGCAAGCACCTTCTAGAGGAAGCTCTGAAACTGTGAGAGGCCAAGCCAGACATCCTTTTGGATTCGGTCAGGTGCCAGACAACTGGCGTCAAGGTACTGCAGGGACAGGTGAAACAAGTCGCTTCCAGTCATTTCCCAGCTCTCGTTTTAGACCATCCTCTGGctcatcctcctcctcatcatcctctTCTTCGTCCTTCAACATCCAGTCTTATCCACAGTACCCATTACCTCAACAGCCTTCTTATGGTTCTCCCCATGACTCTGGTTTGGACAGGTCATATGAACCTCCCTTCCGTGGAACGGGGTATTCCACAGGCACTGGTGGTGGCTTCACTGGAGGAGGGTATGGAGGGGGTGGTTATTCTACTGGCAGTATTGGAGGAGGAAGCTATAATGGAGGGGGTCCAGCACCTGATGAGAGGTATCGCTACTATCCCCCTTATGCTCAGCCATACCCAGCCAGTCCAGCCCAACCTGCACAGCCACCATTCGCAGATGGATTGGaccacagatacacacacaatcTGTACAATGAGGACACTCGAGATGCTGGTGATGCTGCAGTACCTGTCTCTAATGGTGCATCAACCAGCTTGGGGTCAGCAGCATACCAGCCTGCAGTGCAAAGCCCCCAGTATGAGCAGTTTCCACCCTTTGGAAGGCCCCAGCCACAGCCTCCATTCATGCAACCACCTCCGCGAAACCCCCTTGTCTCTAACAATGCAGAGAGCCCCAGCATCAATGTAGGGAGTGTTTATCGTCCACAGCAAAGAG GTTTGCCTGACCTGGTTCCTGACCCAAACTATGTCCAAGCTTCTACATACATTCAAAGAGCCCACATGTACTCCTTGCGCTGTGCTGCAGAGGAGAAATGTTTGGCCAG cTCGGCCTACAGCGATGACACCACAGACTATAATGTCAGGGTTCTTCTGCGGTTCCCTCAGAGAGTGAAGAACCAAGGGATGGCTGATTTCATGCCCAACCGACCTCGACACACCTGGGAGTGGCACAGCTGCCACCA ACATTACCACAGTATGGATGAGTTCAGTCACTATGACCTGTTAGAAGTGAGCACTGGCCGGAAGGTGGCAGAGGGACACAAGGCAAGCTTCTGTCTGGAGGACACTACCTGTGACTTTGGTCACCTGAAACGTTACGCTTGCACTTCACATACCCAG GGTCTCAGCCCAGGTTGTTATGACACATACAATGCAGATATTGATTGCCAATGGATTGACATCACTGATGTTCAGCCAGGAAACTATATACTGAAG CTCCAGGTTAACCCCAAGTACTTGGTGCTGGAATCTGACTTCACCAACAATGTAGTCAGGTGCAATATCCACTACACAGGGCGCTTTGTCAAAACCACAAACTGCAAAATCTCCCA GTCATGA